Genomic DNA from uncultured Ilyobacter sp.:
CTGGAATTTCTACCCCTAGATCTCCTCTGGCAACCATTATCCCGTCAGATAATTCTAAGATCTCATCAAAATTATCTACACCCTCTTGATTTTCTATTTTAGAAATTATTTTTATATCCTCTCCGCCATTCTCATCAAGAACTCTTCTTACTTCTCTTACATCATCTGCTTTTCTTATGAAAGATGCAGCTACGAAATCCACCTTTTGCTCGCAACCAAATTTAAGATCGCTTTTATCTTTTTCAGAAAGAGCAGGAAGCTGAACAGATGCTCCTGGAAGGTTTATTCCCTTGTTCTCTCCAAGTTCTCCTGTGTTGTTTACAATACATTTTACTTCGTTACCTGATGCTGATTTTACAGTAAGTTCTATAAGTCCGTCATCTACAAGTACCGTGTCTCCCTCTTTAAGGTCATTAGCTATACCTTCATAAGTAACAGCAACTATATTTTTGTTACCTACTACAGTTTTATCAGTTGTAATCGTAAACTCCTGTCCCGCTTCAAGAGTTACGTCTTGTCCGTTTTCTAGTTTTATAGTTCTGATCTCAGGTCCTTTAGTGTCTAAAAGAATAGCCACTCTAGCTCCTGTTTCCTGATTTACTTCTCTCATAGTCTTAATTCTTTCCCCGTGCTCTTCATAGTTTCCGTGGGAAAAATTAAGTCTCATAACATTCATACCTGCGTTGACAAGATTTGTAAGCATCTCTTTACTTTCTGATTTAGGACCTATCGTACATACTATTTTCGTTT
This window encodes:
- the pykF gene encoding pyruvate kinase PykF codes for the protein MKKTKIVCTIGPKSESKEMLTNLVNAGMNVMRLNFSHGNYEEHGERIKTMREVNQETGARVAILLDTKGPEIRTIKLENGQDVTLEAGQEFTITTDKTVVGNKNIVAVTYEGIANDLKEGDTVLVDDGLIELTVKSASGNEVKCIVNNTGELGENKGINLPGASVQLPALSEKDKSDLKFGCEQKVDFVAASFIRKADDVREVRRVLDENGGEDIKIISKIENQEGVDNFDEILELSDGIMVARGDLGVEIPVEEVPFAQKMMIDKCNEIGKMVITATQMLDSMIKNPRPTRAEAGDVANAIIDGTDAVMLSGETAKGKYPVEAVEIMAQIAEKTDSMIPAYDMDFEGDISITEAVAKGTVDAAEVLNAKLIAVGTQSGRSARALRKYFPTAHILALTNNAKAANQLALSRGVESFVGKNVMTLDEFYAEVEKEAVAKGLAKTGDIIVATCGEEVFKVGTTNSFKVIVVK